The following proteins are co-located in the Nerophis lumbriciformis linkage group LG22, RoL_Nlum_v2.1, whole genome shotgun sequence genome:
- the LOC133615045 gene encoding immediate early response gene 2 protein-like produces MEVSSQAMRIFYTSLGKLYTSRSQKGGLRLHRGLMLIRMIKSSSDIYNLATASVLRAQQDAEKPAEMCTAAEMEEEEDTETMEESLTGQG; encoded by the coding sequence ATGGAGGTGAGCAGCCAGGCAATGAGGATCTTCTACACATCTTTGGGGAAACTTTATACGTCCCGCAGCCAGAAAGGAGGACTGCGCCTGCACCGGGGCCTCATGCTCATCCGCATGATCAAATCCTCAAGTGACATCTACAACTTGGCCACGGCCAGTGTGCTGAGAGCGCAACAGGACGCCGAGAAGCCCGCGGAAATGTGCACGGCGGCAGAGATGGAAGAGGAGGAGGACACGGAGACGATGGAAGAGAGTCTGACTGGCCAGGGATAA